A part of Drosophila willistoni isolate 14030-0811.24 unplaced genomic scaffold, UCI_dwil_1.1 Seg143.1, whole genome shotgun sequence genomic DNA contains:
- the LOC6649053 gene encoding uncharacterized protein LOC6649053 — translation MLYPKGSGSSSSGYILVLLCLLQQDQQMAKGQSHSYLPSINGQDTAPTVAAPIITKQFFTISAAEDEEDRQPRTKHLVIGQPRRNYRIIFIRAPTGGSDQLKYTAELAPQEERTVVYVLTRKQQELQAEDIVAQPRPELEHKPEIFFIKYRTHEEAAAAQREIQTQYDQLGGNTEQAAPYVAPIQSVIGSLNAKDESVNGNAPYAGVASGAISGAGGGGGGGGYHYPAPAIPPMAVTNWLAPPNRGIY, via the coding sequence ATGTTGTACCCTAAGggcagtggcagcagcagcagcggctaCATATTAGTTTTACTCTGTCTCCTTCAACAGGATCAGCAAATGGCCAAGGGTCAATCGCATAGCTATTTACCATCTATAAATGGCCAGGACACGGCCCCAACTGTTGCGGCACCCATCATAACGAAACAATTCTTTACCATTTCGGCCGCCGAGGACGAAGAGGACAGACAGCCACGGACAAAACATTTGGTCATTGGACAACCACGTCGCAATTATCGCATTATCTTCATACGGGCACCTACAGGGGGCAGCGATCAGTTGAAATACACAGCCGAGTTGGCACCCCAAGAGGAGCGCACTGTGGTCTATGTATTGACGCGCAAGCAACAGGAACTGCAGGCTGAGGATATTGTGGCCCAGCCACGCCCCGAATTGGAGCATAAACCggaaatatttttcatcaaATATCGCACGCATGAGGAGGCGGCAGCTGCTCAACGTGAGATTCAAACCCAGTACGATCAACTGGGTGGCAATACGGAGCAGGCAGCGCCATATGTGGCTCCTATACAATCGGTGATTGGATCGTTAAATGCCAAAGATGAGAGTGTTAATGGGAATGCCCCTTATGCTGGCGTGGCTAGTGGTGCTATTAGTGGAgctggcggcggcggcggcggcggtggctaTCATTATCCAGCACCAGCAATACCACCCATGGCTGTGACCAATTGGTTGGCGCCACCAAATCGTGGCATCTACTAA
- the LOC6648796 gene encoding SH3 domain-binding protein 5 isoform X1 gives MSTESNTPVDPRVQIELEKLNTATDNINRYEVELDEAKCEFKRLLAESVVRIKAAAHKLGNSIDAAKPYYESRIYAAQLAKETQQAAANHEKAKSIHAAAKEMVYLAEQGLGEKSTLDTACQEMLSHAASKVNQSQLEVTDTRNALKMCQLKLEVANNRVGKLQGQLKQALRASRLQIKRNYLLLRFLNSMHALYCPLCSPYYETRANYNGLLKAQKLRVNELEAKVSSAKMTYNEALKNLEQISEDIHRQRQQRNNLLNYEAMLRQVDTTGAIKPEPQVESEQVLSNVTANANEEEDEEYLSMPERLSISEASSPHRSTLSDPHDCPHLLQDFEAVLTFPSKRLPKSASASATDGDSLFAQSQGLHGPYESTTPAPNQAQDQDIEQWTEIRLSHSDSTSSSYSNQSRGGLGGLGSLEPDIDAQSQHSTSSSDEPKRKVTCTTIFHQDQDQDGGNGGMGSGQQQMSRKQSLSQWLSRSNSFKSSGRRQSFDLLIDAGDKVKDVFNYGFQKVGRTLERRNSESEMAQTETGGAGAESEALLAGSTTTTPSSVTTSTSLASGNASGGNTSDFFLFSRSSEPKELLSDEQVENLLLNHTVDEHGAIIVEELKSPTTTMQQQKPQHPLSVAGAARAALLF, from the exons ATGTCAACGGAAAGCAATACACCAGTGGATCCACGGGTTCAG ATTGAGCTGGAAAAGCTAAACACAGCTACGGATAATATAAACCGTTATGAAGTGGAGCTTGAT gAGGCCAAATGCGAGTTCAAACGGTTATTGGCCGAGAGTGTGGTGCGAATCAAGGCGGCAGCCCATAAACTAGGCAACTCAATTGATGCCGCCAAACCGTATTACGAATCACGCATTTACGCTGCCCAATTGGCCAAGGAGACCCAACAGGCGGCAGCCAATCATGAGAAGGCCAAATCCATACATGCGGCCGCCAAAGAAATGGTCTACCTGGCCGAACAGGGTTTGGGCGAGAAATCAACCCTGGATACGGCCTGCCAGGAAATGCTCAGCCATGCGGCCAGTAAAGTGAATCAATCCCAATTGGAGGTGACCGATACACGGAATGCTCTCAAAATGTGCCAACTAAAATTGGAGGTGGCCAACAATCGAGTGGGCAAACTGCAAGGACAACTTAAGCAGGCCTTGAGGGCATCCAG ATTGCAGATCAAACGCAATTACCTTTTGTTGAGATTCCTAAACTCAATGCACGCTTTATATTGTCCACTCTGTTC GCCCTATTACGAGACGCGTGCCAATTATAATGGTCTACTGAAGGCCCAAAAGCTGCGCGTTAACGAACTGGAAGCGAAAGTGAGTTCGGCGAAAATGACATATAACGAGGCTTTAAAGAATCTGGAGCAAATCTCCGAGGATATACATAGGCAGCGACAGCAGCGCAACAATTTGCTTAACTATGAGGCTATGCTAAGGCAGGTGGATACTACGGGGGCAATCAAACCGGAGCCGCAAGTAGAGTCGGAGCAAGTACTAAGCAATGTGACAGCCAATGCGAATGAGGAAGAGGATGAGGAGTATTTAAGCATGCCGGAGCGTCTGAGTATTAGTGAGGCGAGTTCACCGCATCGGTCGACATTGAGTGATCCGCACGATTGTCCACACTTGCTGCAAGATTTCGAGGCTGTATTGACGTTTCCGTCAAAACGTTTGCCCAAATCGGCTAGTGCCAGTGCCACAGACGGAGACTCACTGTTTGCTCAGTCGCAGGGCTTGCACGGACCGTACGAGTCGACAACGCCGGCTCCAAATCAGGCTCAGGATCAGGACATTGAGCAATGGACAGAAATTCGTCTCTCGCATTCCGATAGCACTAGTTCCAGCTACTCTAATCAATCTCGAGGAGGATTGGGTGGATTGGGCTCACTAGAACCGGACATCGATGCCCAGTCGCAACATTCCACTTCGTCATCGGATGAGCCCAAACGGAAAGTGACCTGCACAACCATATTTCATCAGGATCAGGATCAGGATGGCGGAAATGGAGGAATGGGATCTGGTCAGCAGCAGATGAGCCGCAAGCAAAGTCTCAGTCAATGGTTGTCCCGCTCGAATAGCTTTAAGAGCAGCGGTCGACGACAGAGTTTCGATTTGCTTATCGATGCCGGCGACAAGGTGAAGGATGTCTTTAACTATGGCTTTCAGAAGGTGGGCAGAACATTGGAGCGCCGCAATAGCGAATCGGAGATGGCTCAAACGGAAACTGGCGGCGCCGGTGCTGAATCGGAGGCTTTGCTGGCTGGTTCGACGACGACAACTCCGTCATCGGTGACAACATCCACATCTTTGGCCTCAGGCAATGCGTCTGGTGGCAATACCAGTGACTTCTTTCTATTCAGCAG ATCCTCAGAACCCAAAGAATTACTATCCGATGAGCAGGTTGagaatttacttttaaatcACACGGTGGACGAGCATGGAGCCATTATAGTGGAGGAGCTTAAatcgccaacaacaacaatgcaaCAGCAGAAGCCACAACATCCGCTGAGTGTGGCAGGAGCTGCACGTGCTGCTTTGCTCTTTTAA
- the LOC6649054 gene encoding uncharacterized protein LOC6649054, with product MMALRLIISGCCLMALVQSRPQYGYEPANGGIGGDSINFGIGGGIGSGIEGGNGGGIGSGLVALPHRGGDKYLPPASTTPAPIINKKFYLVSAPEDHSNDGKVKHLVLGRPQKNYRVVFIKAPAGDNGNVKYSAEFAPQEEKTVIYVLSKKNNDLDANDIATPAPTQPTKPEVFFIKYKTDEEAQQAQKEIQGQYDKLGGTNEYQEDTNAPITSVIGSLDGLNPDGSYNYRQINRPQPSAQYLPSLLKH from the coding sequence ATGATGGCCCTTCGTTTGATCATCAGCGGATGCTGTTTAATGGCCCTGGTCCAGTCACGTCCTCAATATGGCTATGAGCCAGCAAATGGCGGCATTGGAGGAGACTCTATCAACTTTGGTATCGGCGGTGGCATCGGCTCAGGCATTGAAGGTGGTAACGGTGGTGGTATTGGCTCTGGATTGGTGGCTCTTCCACATCGTGGTGGCGATAAATATTTGCCCCCGGCCAGCACCACACCTGCTCCCATAATCAATAAGAAATTCTATTTGGTTTCCGCACCCGAGGATCACAGCAATGATGGCAAAGTGAAGCACTTGGTATTGGGCCGCCCACAGAAGAATTATCGTGTTGTATTCATTAAGGCACCAGCTGGCGATAATGGTAATGTTAAGTACTCGGCCGAGTTTGCTCCACAGGAGGAGAAGACTGTCATCTATGTGCTGAGCAAGAAGAACAACGATTTGGATGCCAATGACATAGCCACACCGGCTCCTACCCAACCCACAAAGCCAGAGGTCTTCTTTATCAAATACAAGACCGATGAAGAGGCTCAACAGGCCCAGAAAGAGATTCAAGGACAATACGATAAGCTCGGCGGCACCAATGAATATCAGGAGGATACAAATGCTCCCATCACCTCGGTCATTGGCAGTCTGGATGGCCTCAATCCCGATGGCAGTTACAACTATCGTCAGATCAATCGTCCACAGCCCAGTGCTCAATATCTGCCCAGTTTGTTGAAGCATTAG
- the LOC6648795 gene encoding NADH dehydrogenase (ubiquinone) complex I, assembly factor 6 homolog codes for MRRLLQHRQLSIGGVLNITRSLSGATVTESKSNQFKKSDRFGANYCMGLVQKYDYENYLSTLLLPQELRRTAFALRAFNVEVSRAVGGHGQLSEPQLAKMRLKFWYDSIDKCFESASPSSGSYVKDQPVLRELQHTLGMRKLNKIYLRRLVTARERPPSQAFESLKELEEYADQTFSALLHLIVEASGVRDMQVDHAASHLGKAQGIATLLRAIPLAGRQQQICVPLEVLVRHGVSQERILRSASDDKGVEECIFEVASAANTHLKLARQLQPQVPRVARKIFLTAVATDGYLERLRQANFLLTHPKCLKRDSMLPARLFWKSLFHKY; via the exons atgcgGCGCCTATTACAACATAGACAATTGTCTATTGGAGGAGTCTTGAATATAACCAGGAGTCTGAGTGGAGCTACGGTCACAGAATCAAAATCgaatcaatttaaaaaaagtgaCCGATTCGGCGCCAACTATTGCATGGGCCTTGTGCA GAAATATGACTATGAAAACTATCTGAGTACATTGCTGCTGCCGCAGGAGCTACGCCGCACAGCATTTGCTTTGCGTGCCTTTAATGTGGAAGTGTCTCGAGCTGTAGGAGGACATGGACAA CTCTCGGAGCCCCAATTAGCCAAGATGCGTTTGAAATTCTGGTACGATTCGATTGACAAATGCTTCGAGTCGGCTTCCCCCTCCAGTGGCTCATACGTCAAGGATCAGCCTGTGTTGCGCGAATTGCAGCATACACTTGGCATGCGTAAACTGAACAAAATCTACTTACGTCGCTTGGTAACTGCCCGCGAGCGTCCACCAAGCCAAGCGTTTGAATCCTTGAAAGAATTGGAGGAATACGCTGATCAAACCTTCTCGGCCCTACTTCATCTCATTGTCGAAGCTAGTGGCGTGCGCGACATGCAAGTAGATCATGCTGCCTCGCATTTGGGCAAGGCTCAGGGTATTGCTACCTTATTGCGAGCCATTCCATTGGCTGGACGCCAGCAGCAGATATGTGTGCCCCTCGAAGTATTGGTGCGTCACGGTGTTAGCCAGGAGCGTATCCTGAGAAGTGCCAGCGACGACAAAGGCGTGGAGGAGTGCATATTTGAGGTGGCCAGTGCTGCAAATACACATTTAAAGCTGGCCAGACAACTGCAGCCGCAGGTGCCACGCGTTGCACGTAAAATTTTCCTAACCGCTGTGGCTACCGATGGTTATTTGGAGCGCCTTCGACAAGCTAACTTTCT TCTGACGCATCCTAAATGCCTGAAACGAGACTCCATGTTGCCAGCACGTCTCTTTTGGAAATCCTTGTTCCATAAGTACTGA
- the LOC6648796 gene encoding SH3 domain-binding protein 5 isoform X2, with translation MSTESNTPVDPRVQIELEKLNTATDNINRYEVELDEAKCEFKRLLAESVVRIKAAAHKLGNSIDAAKPYYESRIYAAQLAKETQQAAANHEKAKSIHAAAKEMVYLAEQGLGEKSTLDTACQEMLSHAASKVNQSQLEVTDTRNALKMCQLKLEVANNRVGKLQGQLKQALRASRPYYETRANYNGLLKAQKLRVNELEAKVSSAKMTYNEALKNLEQISEDIHRQRQQRNNLLNYEAMLRQVDTTGAIKPEPQVESEQVLSNVTANANEEEDEEYLSMPERLSISEASSPHRSTLSDPHDCPHLLQDFEAVLTFPSKRLPKSASASATDGDSLFAQSQGLHGPYESTTPAPNQAQDQDIEQWTEIRLSHSDSTSSSYSNQSRGGLGGLGSLEPDIDAQSQHSTSSSDEPKRKVTCTTIFHQDQDQDGGNGGMGSGQQQMSRKQSLSQWLSRSNSFKSSGRRQSFDLLIDAGDKVKDVFNYGFQKVGRTLERRNSESEMAQTETGGAGAESEALLAGSTTTTPSSVTTSTSLASGNASGGNTSDFFLFSRSSEPKELLSDEQVENLLLNHTVDEHGAIIVEELKSPTTTMQQQKPQHPLSVAGAARAALLF, from the exons ATGTCAACGGAAAGCAATACACCAGTGGATCCACGGGTTCAG ATTGAGCTGGAAAAGCTAAACACAGCTACGGATAATATAAACCGTTATGAAGTGGAGCTTGAT gAGGCCAAATGCGAGTTCAAACGGTTATTGGCCGAGAGTGTGGTGCGAATCAAGGCGGCAGCCCATAAACTAGGCAACTCAATTGATGCCGCCAAACCGTATTACGAATCACGCATTTACGCTGCCCAATTGGCCAAGGAGACCCAACAGGCGGCAGCCAATCATGAGAAGGCCAAATCCATACATGCGGCCGCCAAAGAAATGGTCTACCTGGCCGAACAGGGTTTGGGCGAGAAATCAACCCTGGATACGGCCTGCCAGGAAATGCTCAGCCATGCGGCCAGTAAAGTGAATCAATCCCAATTGGAGGTGACCGATACACGGAATGCTCTCAAAATGTGCCAACTAAAATTGGAGGTGGCCAACAATCGAGTGGGCAAACTGCAAGGACAACTTAAGCAGGCCTTGAGGGCATCCAG GCCCTATTACGAGACGCGTGCCAATTATAATGGTCTACTGAAGGCCCAAAAGCTGCGCGTTAACGAACTGGAAGCGAAAGTGAGTTCGGCGAAAATGACATATAACGAGGCTTTAAAGAATCTGGAGCAAATCTCCGAGGATATACATAGGCAGCGACAGCAGCGCAACAATTTGCTTAACTATGAGGCTATGCTAAGGCAGGTGGATACTACGGGGGCAATCAAACCGGAGCCGCAAGTAGAGTCGGAGCAAGTACTAAGCAATGTGACAGCCAATGCGAATGAGGAAGAGGATGAGGAGTATTTAAGCATGCCGGAGCGTCTGAGTATTAGTGAGGCGAGTTCACCGCATCGGTCGACATTGAGTGATCCGCACGATTGTCCACACTTGCTGCAAGATTTCGAGGCTGTATTGACGTTTCCGTCAAAACGTTTGCCCAAATCGGCTAGTGCCAGTGCCACAGACGGAGACTCACTGTTTGCTCAGTCGCAGGGCTTGCACGGACCGTACGAGTCGACAACGCCGGCTCCAAATCAGGCTCAGGATCAGGACATTGAGCAATGGACAGAAATTCGTCTCTCGCATTCCGATAGCACTAGTTCCAGCTACTCTAATCAATCTCGAGGAGGATTGGGTGGATTGGGCTCACTAGAACCGGACATCGATGCCCAGTCGCAACATTCCACTTCGTCATCGGATGAGCCCAAACGGAAAGTGACCTGCACAACCATATTTCATCAGGATCAGGATCAGGATGGCGGAAATGGAGGAATGGGATCTGGTCAGCAGCAGATGAGCCGCAAGCAAAGTCTCAGTCAATGGTTGTCCCGCTCGAATAGCTTTAAGAGCAGCGGTCGACGACAGAGTTTCGATTTGCTTATCGATGCCGGCGACAAGGTGAAGGATGTCTTTAACTATGGCTTTCAGAAGGTGGGCAGAACATTGGAGCGCCGCAATAGCGAATCGGAGATGGCTCAAACGGAAACTGGCGGCGCCGGTGCTGAATCGGAGGCTTTGCTGGCTGGTTCGACGACGACAACTCCGTCATCGGTGACAACATCCACATCTTTGGCCTCAGGCAATGCGTCTGGTGGCAATACCAGTGACTTCTTTCTATTCAGCAG ATCCTCAGAACCCAAAGAATTACTATCCGATGAGCAGGTTGagaatttacttttaaatcACACGGTGGACGAGCATGGAGCCATTATAGTGGAGGAGCTTAAatcgccaacaacaacaatgcaaCAGCAGAAGCCACAACATCCGCTGAGTGTGGCAGGAGCTGCACGTGCTGCTTTGCTCTTTTAA
- the LOC6649052 gene encoding putative uncharacterized protein DDB_G0277255, with the protein MRLFVTLSTLLALTAAKPQGYNYGSGVSGVLSGGHSGGFLTAPSNTQSVASYGPLGAFQSASVGSLVGQSGGSVSAPSHYGGFGGSSNTYSTSSGSGNGGFGASSNTYSTSSGGASGGNSGSFTGFGPTPNIGFGALSGYQAPSYQQEQQQEEQRGFQAPIIHKQFITISAPEEHENLERSKHLVIGRPQKNYRVVFIKAPSSSSANVKLSAEYAPNEEKTVIYVLSKKDSSLEVNDIATPAPTVPSKPEVFFIKYKTDAEAAHAQQQIQAEYDRIEGSSEHTNGGVAPAQSVVGILDGGAAAAASTHSSSSVVSSGSQILGSTGGSSDGYSSSSSGSTSGILGNQIIATQHKTVQSPTYLPPSGK; encoded by the exons ATGCGTCTCTTTGTG actCTTAGCACTCTTTTGGCTTTGACGGCAGCCAAGCCTCAAGGATATAACTATGGCAGCGGTGTATCAGGAGTTCTTTCCGGTGGCCACAGTGGAGGTTTTTTAACCGCTCCAAGTAATACCCAAAGTGTGGCCTCTTACGGTCCATTGGGGGCATTCCAAAGTGCCAGTGTGGGTTCCCTTGTGGGCCAAAGTGGTGGCTCTGTATCCGCTCCTAGCCATTATGGAGGCTTCGGCGGTAGCTCCAATACATATTCGACATCCAGTGGAAGCGGCAACGGAGGCTTTGGAGCTAGCTCCAATACTTATTCCACATCCAGTGGTGGAGCTAGCGGCGGCAACAGTGGAAGCTTCACTGGCTTCGGACCCACACCAAATATTGGTTTCGGCGCTCTATCGGGCTATCAGGCACCCAGCTATCAGCAGGAACAACAGCAAGAGGAACAACGCGGCTTCCAGGCACCCATCATTCATAAGCAGTTCATCACAATTTCTGCACCCGAAGAGCATGAAAATTTGGAGCGCTCCAAGCATTTGGTTATTGGCCGTCCCCAGAAGAATTATCGCGTTGTATTCATTAAGGCGCCATCGTCGAGCAGTGCCAATGTCAAGTTGTCTGCCGAATACGCTCCCAATGAGGAGAAGACTGTCATCTATGTGCTCAGCAAGAAGGATTCATCGTTGGAGGTCAACGATATTGCCACACCAGCTCCCACAGTGCCCAGCAAGCCGGAGGTCTTCTTCATCAAATACAAAACCGATGCCGAAGCAGCTCATGCCCAACAGCAGATTCAGG CCGAATATGACAGAATCGAAGGCTCCTCAGAGCATACCAATGGTGGTGTTGCTCCTGCTCAGTCGGTGGTTGGCATTCTTGATGGTGGCGCTGCTGCAGCTGCCAGCACTCACTCGTCCTCTAGTGTTGTGTCCAGCGGCTCTCAAATTCTAGGCTCAACTGGTGGCTCTTCTGATGGCTACTCTAGCAGCAGTTCAGGCAGCACCTCTGGCATCTTGGGGAATCAGATAATTGCTACACAACACAAGACCGTCCAAAGTCCCACCTACTTGCCACCCAGCGGCAAATAG
- the LOC6648794 gene encoding glycine-rich selenoprotein, with amino-acid sequence MVYIDRNGRVWEKRPWDWQRIVEIFFGLWYMIVQFFQTLVAPFNGNGNGNNDNQRRSNWGGGWGGGGGGGGGGGGGGSGGGGGLRPNRRIGRIPQQMSCSTCPNGGCG; translated from the exons ATGGTTTACATCGACCGCA ATGGTCGAGTCTGGGAAAAGCGTCCTTGGGACTGGCAGCGTATTGTGGAGATATTTTTTGGACTCTGGTACATGATAGTGCAATT CTTTCAAACTTTAGTAGCCCCCttcaatggcaatggcaacggcaaTAATGACAATCAGCGACGTAGTAACTGGGGCGGAGGTTGGGGCGGTggaggcggtggtggtggtggaggaggCGGAGGCGGTAgtggaggtggtggtggtcTGAGACCCAATCGTCGAATTGGACGCATACCGCAGCAAATGAGTTGCAGTACTTGCCCAAATGGAGGATGTGGGTAG